The following proteins come from a genomic window of Verrucomicrobiales bacterium:
- a CDS encoding MoxR family ATPase, producing the protein MNTGITAINEEVQRASAFVRPLFSELAKVVIGQNYLIERLTIGMLTNGHVLLEGVPGLAKTLSVKSLAACLNVKFSRIQFTPDMLPADVVGTQIYDGRSGGFTTRKGPIFANLVLADEINRAPAKVQSALLEAMQEKQITLGDTTYKLEEPFLVMATQNPIEQEGTYPLPEAQVDRFMLKLKIGYPSRAEERQILDLMARTSNLPSTSAVVDAQQIMAARKVINDIYIDDKVKDYIVDLICATRQPEQYKIQVKDFIQLGASPRATIALTLASKAYAFLKGRGYVTPQDVKSIGMDVLRHRVSITYEAEAEEKTSESIIQRIFDELPVP; encoded by the coding sequence ATGAACACCGGAATTACTGCTATCAACGAGGAAGTTCAAAGGGCGAGCGCGTTTGTACGGCCGCTGTTCAGTGAACTGGCCAAGGTGGTCATCGGTCAGAACTACCTGATCGAGCGATTGACCATCGGAATGTTGACCAATGGCCACGTTTTGCTGGAAGGCGTTCCTGGTTTGGCCAAGACCCTCTCCGTCAAATCCCTCGCCGCCTGTTTGAACGTCAAGTTTTCGCGCATTCAATTCACTCCGGACATGCTTCCGGCCGATGTGGTGGGCACTCAGATATACGATGGTCGGTCCGGTGGGTTCACCACCCGCAAGGGGCCCATCTTCGCCAATCTGGTGTTGGCCGATGAAATCAACCGCGCCCCAGCCAAGGTTCAAAGCGCGCTGTTGGAAGCCATGCAGGAGAAACAGATCACGCTGGGTGATACCACCTACAAATTGGAAGAGCCCTTCCTCGTGATGGCGACCCAGAACCCCATTGAGCAGGAAGGAACTTATCCGCTCCCCGAAGCGCAGGTCGACCGGTTCATGCTGAAGCTCAAGATTGGGTATCCCAGCCGCGCCGAGGAGCGCCAAATTCTGGACCTGATGGCCCGCACCTCGAATCTGCCGTCCACGTCTGCGGTGGTGGATGCCCAGCAGATCATGGCGGCTCGGAAGGTCATCAATGACATCTACATCGACGACAAGGTGAAGGATTACATTGTGGACTTGATCTGTGCCACTCGTCAGCCCGAGCAGTACAAGATCCAGGTGAAGGATTTCATTCAGCTCGGTGCCTCCCCGCGCGCGACGATCGCGCTCACCCTGGCCTCTAAAGCCTACGCTTTTCTGAAAGGGCGCGGCTACGTTACGCCCCAGGATGTCAAAAGCATCGGCATGGACGTCTTGCGACATCGGGTGTCCATCACCTACGAGGCGGAGGCGGAGGAGAAGACCAGTGAGAGCATCATTCAGCGGATCTTCGACGAGCTGCCGGTGCCATGA
- the shc gene encoding squalene--hopene cyclase, translated as MAREQYARLESGISRSQNFLLGEVKPDGFWVGELMVDSTLVSDTIAYHHWNGKVDVEWQRKAVNHIFSMQLPDGGWNIYYGGPTEVNATIKAYLALKLAGVPVTDPRMLKAREMARSLGGVPRMNTFSKLYLALIGLYPWKYVPTIPCEVLLIGKWFHVNFWDMSNWSRAMLVPLAIINHFKPTRPCHVTLDELYPEGFHERDLALPRDPQFFTWRNFFLRLDKLHKFAELWVKAGLHPFRKQALKKAEAWMLERFEGSDGLAAIFPAMLNALIALKALGYADDHPQVRRAEHELKKLEHETEDTVRIEPCFSPVWDTAITLICLHESGIPGNHPVMKRATEWMMDREIRFRGDWYHKNPTKVEPSGWVFEYNNKWNPDVDDTAMVLLALRKIPTDNPQRRDECFKRGLKWTMAFQCKDGGWAAFDKDCTKSILEKVPFADHNAMLDPECADITARILELLGQEGYSIDHPQVRKGLEYVRSQQEADGSWYGRWGVNYIYGTWQVLRGLAAMKLNMNKPWLLKARDWLESVQRPDGGWGERCNTYDDPVHKGQGPSTASQTAWALMGLIAFGDPHRPSIKRGIEYLLRSQNLDGSWTEAETTGTGFPRVFYLKYDMYRNTWPLLALANYRTLLASPAARRNGANGEALRNRPYFEVLRNEEPAEV; from the coding sequence ATCGCTCGAGAACAGTATGCTCGCTTGGAATCGGGAATCTCCCGATCCCAAAACTTTCTGCTCGGCGAAGTTAAACCCGACGGGTTCTGGGTGGGTGAGCTCATGGTGGATTCCACCTTGGTCTCCGACACGATAGCCTATCACCACTGGAACGGGAAGGTCGACGTCGAGTGGCAGCGTAAGGCGGTCAACCACATCTTTTCGATGCAGCTGCCCGATGGCGGGTGGAATATCTACTATGGCGGTCCGACCGAAGTGAACGCCACGATCAAAGCCTATCTGGCCTTGAAGCTCGCGGGTGTTCCGGTGACGGACCCAAGGATGTTGAAAGCGCGGGAGATGGCGCGCAGCTTGGGCGGGGTTCCACGGATGAACACCTTCTCGAAGCTCTACCTGGCCCTGATTGGGTTGTATCCCTGGAAATACGTTCCCACCATTCCGTGCGAGGTGTTGCTCATTGGGAAGTGGTTCCATGTGAATTTTTGGGATATGAGCAACTGGAGCCGCGCCATGCTGGTTCCGTTGGCCATCATCAACCATTTCAAGCCGACGCGTCCGTGCCATGTGACCCTGGATGAGTTGTATCCCGAGGGCTTCCATGAGCGTGACCTGGCGCTCCCTCGCGATCCCCAGTTCTTCACCTGGCGCAACTTCTTCCTACGTTTGGACAAGCTGCACAAGTTCGCGGAACTCTGGGTCAAGGCCGGTTTGCATCCCTTCCGGAAACAGGCGCTGAAAAAGGCCGAGGCCTGGATGTTGGAACGGTTTGAAGGATCCGACGGCTTGGCAGCGATTTTTCCCGCGATGCTGAACGCGCTCATCGCGTTGAAGGCTTTGGGCTATGCCGATGATCATCCGCAGGTTCGCCGAGCTGAGCACGAGTTGAAGAAGCTCGAGCATGAGACGGAGGATACCGTCCGGATCGAGCCCTGTTTCTCTCCCGTTTGGGACACGGCGATCACGCTGATCTGTCTTCATGAATCGGGCATTCCGGGTAACCATCCCGTAATGAAGCGGGCCACCGAATGGATGATGGATCGTGAGATCCGTTTCCGTGGTGATTGGTATCACAAGAACCCGACGAAAGTGGAACCCAGCGGGTGGGTTTTTGAATACAACAACAAGTGGAATCCCGATGTGGATGACACCGCTATGGTGTTGTTGGCGTTGCGCAAGATCCCTACCGACAATCCGCAGCGCCGCGACGAGTGCTTCAAACGCGGGTTGAAATGGACCATGGCGTTTCAATGCAAGGACGGCGGGTGGGCGGCGTTCGACAAAGATTGCACCAAGAGCATTTTGGAGAAGGTTCCTTTCGCGGATCACAACGCGATGCTGGATCCGGAGTGTGCGGACATCACCGCCCGGATTCTGGAATTGCTGGGCCAGGAAGGATACTCGATTGATCATCCTCAGGTGCGCAAGGGTTTGGAGTATGTGCGCAGCCAACAGGAGGCCGATGGCTCGTGGTATGGTCGATGGGGTGTGAACTACATCTACGGGACCTGGCAGGTGTTGCGCGGCCTGGCGGCGATGAAGCTCAACATGAACAAGCCCTGGCTGCTTAAGGCGCGGGATTGGCTGGAATCGGTGCAACGTCCGGACGGCGGATGGGGCGAGCGGTGCAACACCTACGACGACCCGGTGCACAAGGGGCAGGGCCCCAGCACGGCGTCGCAGACAGCCTGGGCGCTGATGGGCCTGATCGCGTTCGGCGATCCGCACCGGCCGAGCATCAAGCGTGGGATCGAGTATTTGCTGCGATCGCAGAATCTCGACGGATCCTGGACCGAGGCCGAGACCACCGGAACTGGGTTTCCGCGCGTGTTCTATTTGAAGTACGACATGTATCGCAACACCTGGCCATTGTTGGCCTTGGCGAATTATCGCACCTTGCTCGCGTCGCCCGCGGCTCGACGCAATGGGGCCAACGGGGAAGCCTTGCGAAATCGTCCCTACTTCGAAGTGCTCCGCAACGAAGAGCCGGCGGAGGTCTGA
- a CDS encoding DUF192 domain-containing protein yields the protein MNTRLRCSLARILPILLITVTSGCSEPSSPAPTKPKPTTTSPATPAPQTLNGPLNHAQPKLPTVKLWLGPIELETEVASRPVEIMTGMMFREKMEDTEGMIFVLPGTPRKASFYMKNTKVPLSCAYIDMSGRILEIHDLKPFDETPVESTADAISFVLEVPQGWFTRHKIEVGTLIRSDRGSLRETFYGK from the coding sequence ATGAACACGCGACTCCGATGCTCCCTGGCCCGCATCTTGCCGATCCTGCTGATCACCGTGACCAGCGGGTGCAGCGAACCGTCGTCGCCAGCCCCGACCAAACCGAAACCGACGACAACCTCCCCTGCTACCCCCGCTCCGCAGACTCTCAACGGACCGCTCAATCACGCCCAGCCCAAGCTGCCAACGGTCAAACTCTGGCTCGGACCCATCGAACTGGAAACCGAGGTAGCCTCGCGTCCGGTCGAGATCATGACCGGCATGATGTTCCGGGAAAAAATGGAGGACACCGAAGGCATGATCTTTGTCCTGCCGGGCACTCCCCGTAAGGCTTCCTTCTACATGAAGAACACCAAGGTCCCGCTCTCCTGCGCTTACATCGACATGTCCGGCCGTATCCTGGAAATCCACGACCTGAAACCTTTCGACGAGACTCCGGTCGAATCCACGGCAGACGCCATCTCCTTCGTCCTCGAAGTGCCCCAAGGCTGGTTCACGCGACACAAGATCGAGGTCGGCACCTTGATTCGCAGTGACCGAGGGTCACTCCGAGAGACCTTCTACGGAAAATGA
- a CDS encoding DUF58 domain-containing protein, translating to MIPREILKKIRQIELRTNRLVTETLGGQYHSVFKGQGMNFEEVREYQPGDDVRFIDWNVTARINHPFVKKYVEERELTLMLVVDVSGSGLFGSGDQSKRELAAEIASVLAFSAIRNNDKVGLILFSDEVERYFPPKKGKRHVLRVIREILFFEPKRRGTNLNLALEFLNRVTPHRAIVAVISDFLGENDMTSAVPKSKPNSLVPSLPMGASVIGSLRQTNRRHDVVAVQVADRYEQMLPALGRLMLRDAETGELVEINTGDKRHREAFKRRQLDAQADLLKLFRSARIDSLQLRTNEPYGSALAKFFETRQKRMMHG from the coding sequence ATGATACCCCGGGAAATCCTTAAAAAGATCCGCCAGATTGAACTGCGAACCAACCGTCTCGTGACGGAGACGCTGGGCGGGCAGTATCATAGCGTCTTCAAGGGGCAGGGGATGAACTTTGAAGAGGTGCGCGAATATCAGCCGGGCGACGACGTGCGCTTCATCGATTGGAATGTCACCGCGCGGATCAACCATCCCTTTGTAAAAAAGTATGTCGAAGAGCGTGAGCTTACCCTCATGTTGGTGGTGGATGTTAGCGGTTCGGGGCTGTTTGGGTCCGGAGATCAGTCCAAGCGCGAATTGGCGGCTGAGATTGCCTCGGTCCTGGCGTTTTCCGCGATTCGCAACAATGACAAGGTCGGCCTCATTTTATTTAGCGATGAGGTTGAGCGCTATTTTCCTCCCAAGAAGGGCAAGCGCCATGTGCTGCGGGTGATCCGGGAGATTCTCTTTTTTGAGCCCAAGCGCCGGGGGACCAATTTGAATCTCGCTTTGGAGTTTTTGAACCGCGTGACGCCTCATCGGGCCATCGTGGCCGTGATCTCTGATTTCCTCGGGGAGAACGACATGACTTCGGCGGTTCCCAAGAGCAAGCCGAACTCGCTGGTGCCTTCCCTGCCCATGGGCGCGTCAGTGATTGGATCGCTGAGGCAGACTAATCGGCGTCATGATGTGGTGGCGGTGCAGGTGGCTGATCGGTATGAGCAGATGCTTCCTGCGCTCGGACGTCTCATGCTGCGAGACGCAGAAACGGGGGAGTTGGTGGAGATCAACACGGGGGACAAGCGTCATCGCGAGGCGTTTAAGCGGCGTCAGCTGGACGCTCAGGCTGACTTGCTGAAGCTTTTCCGTTCGGCCCGGATTGACTCCCTTCAGCTTCGCACCAATGAGCCTTATGGCAGCGCGCTGGCGAAGTTCTTTGAGACCCGGCAGAAGCGCATGATGCACGGCTAA
- a CDS encoding VWA domain-containing protein, with translation MTFAHPWFLLLLLALPLLAWLKGKRGQPAAFLYSSVQIVKPVTGIHRSHAGRILAALRWLALIGLIVGLARPQKVQEESSMKASGIDIAVALDLSGSMESEDFRYRGKQVNRLFMAKEVLKSFVLKRPGDRIGLVVFAGRDYVASPLTLDHEFLTVNIDRLELHTIEDGTAIGSGLSNAINRLRDLKSKSKIVILMTDGQNNAGQVQPLTAAEAARALGIKVYTIGVGIRGTAPMPVVDAFGQKRYRQVQVDIDEDTLTKIANMTGGKYFRADSAETLEKIYAEIDSLEKTEVEVKKYVQVEELFPWAVVPGLLALCLELILANTVWRRLP, from the coding sequence ATGACCTTTGCGCATCCATGGTTCTTGTTGTTGCTGCTCGCCTTGCCGCTGCTGGCTTGGCTCAAGGGTAAGCGCGGGCAGCCAGCGGCCTTTCTCTACTCATCGGTTCAAATCGTCAAGCCGGTCACGGGAATCCATCGATCTCATGCGGGGCGGATCCTGGCTGCGTTGCGCTGGTTGGCGTTGATAGGTCTGATCGTCGGGTTGGCTCGGCCTCAGAAAGTTCAGGAGGAATCCTCGATGAAGGCCAGCGGCATTGATATTGCCGTGGCGTTGGACTTGTCCGGGAGTATGGAGTCTGAGGACTTCCGGTATCGGGGTAAACAGGTGAACCGTCTCTTCATGGCCAAGGAGGTTCTGAAGAGTTTCGTTCTCAAGCGGCCGGGCGATCGGATCGGTTTGGTGGTGTTCGCAGGACGCGATTACGTGGCCTCGCCGCTTACTTTGGATCATGAGTTTCTGACGGTGAACATTGATCGCCTGGAGCTACACACCATTGAGGATGGGACGGCCATTGGCTCGGGGTTGAGCAATGCCATCAACCGTTTGCGGGATCTCAAGTCCAAGAGCAAGATCGTGATTCTGATGACCGATGGGCAGAACAATGCCGGTCAGGTCCAGCCTTTGACCGCGGCCGAGGCGGCTCGGGCGTTGGGGATCAAAGTCTATACGATTGGCGTGGGAATTCGCGGAACGGCGCCGATGCCGGTGGTGGACGCTTTTGGTCAGAAGCGATATCGGCAGGTGCAGGTCGACATCGATGAGGACACTTTGACCAAGATTGCGAACATGACCGGCGGAAAGTATTTTCGGGCGGACAGCGCCGAGACACTCGAGAAGATCTACGCGGAAATCGACAGCCTGGAAAAGACCGAGGTCGAGGTGAAGAAGTACGTGCAGGTTGAGGAGTTGTTCCCGTGGGCGGTGGTGCCAGGACTGTTGGCGCTGTGCCTTGAGTTGATTCTGGCCAACACTGTGTGGCGACGATTGCCGTAG
- a CDS encoding zeta toxin family protein → MKLPLDNRPVIVALTGPNGAGKTTFYQAHLAPAGLRFINADVFARELPLDPYAAAKVADALRRQLVSQRESFVFETVFSDPVGEKLTFLKEAAIAGYTVVLCFIGVSGPKVSEERVAMRVSQGGHDVPTAKLIARFPRILVNLEASIRELPHVLIFDNDDLRTPFREVAQFRKGQRLSLRPPVPKWLKPLLSPCTPD, encoded by the coding sequence ATGAAGCTCCCGCTGGATAACCGTCCCGTCATCGTCGCGCTGACAGGACCCAACGGGGCCGGAAAGACGACCTTCTACCAAGCTCATCTCGCACCCGCCGGCCTTCGTTTCATCAATGCTGACGTGTTCGCACGTGAACTCCCCCTTGATCCTTACGCCGCCGCGAAGGTGGCGGATGCTCTTCGACGCCAATTGGTGAGCCAACGGGAGAGCTTTGTGTTTGAGACGGTCTTCTCGGACCCGGTCGGGGAAAAGCTGACTTTCCTGAAAGAGGCGGCGATAGCTGGGTACACCGTGGTTCTGTGTTTCATCGGAGTCTCGGGGCCGAAGGTATCGGAGGAGCGCGTGGCCATGCGTGTTTCCCAGGGCGGCCACGATGTGCCTACGGCGAAACTGATCGCTCGTTTTCCACGCATTCTGGTCAACCTCGAGGCCTCGATCCGCGAACTCCCGCATGTGCTGATCTTCGACAACGACGATCTACGCACCCCCTTTCGAGAGGTCGCTCAGTTCAGAAAAGGGCAACGATTGAGCCTGCGACCTCCGGTTCCCAAATGGCTCAAGCCGCTGCTCTCCCCCTGCACCCCGGACTAA
- a CDS encoding sugar kinase: MSILNLKPAGTYRWDMIALGEIMLRLDPGEGRIRVAREFKVWEGGGEYNVARGLRRCFGLKTAVCTAFADNDVGRLLEDFVLQGGVATDFVLWKPFDGVGRVTRNGLNFTERGFGARGAVGIPDRGNTAASQLKPGDFNWDEIFGKQGVRWLHTGGIFAALSESTAALVEEAVQAAKKYGTIVSYDLNYRPSLWKSIGGLKKAQEVNKRIAKYVDVMIGNEEDFTASLGFHVEGADENLLHIDVSAFKKMIEAAVKEYPNFKVVATTLRAAKTATINDWGAICYANGKFFQAIQRNDLEILDRVGGGDSFASGLVYGLLTSDDGQKAVDYGAAHGALAMTTPGDTSMASKDEVEKLMKGGGARVQR; encoded by the coding sequence ATGTCGATACTGAATCTGAAACCTGCCGGCACCTATCGTTGGGACATGATCGCCCTCGGTGAAATCATGCTTCGCCTGGACCCCGGCGAAGGACGCATCCGCGTCGCGCGTGAATTCAAAGTCTGGGAGGGCGGCGGCGAATACAATGTCGCCCGCGGCCTCCGTCGCTGCTTTGGCCTCAAGACGGCCGTCTGCACCGCCTTCGCCGATAACGATGTCGGCCGCCTGCTCGAAGACTTTGTCCTTCAGGGCGGCGTCGCCACGGATTTCGTGCTCTGGAAACCATTCGACGGTGTGGGCCGGGTGACCCGCAACGGTCTGAACTTCACCGAACGCGGCTTCGGCGCCCGTGGCGCGGTGGGTATTCCCGACCGTGGCAACACCGCGGCCAGCCAGCTCAAGCCCGGGGACTTCAACTGGGACGAGATCTTCGGCAAGCAAGGCGTTCGCTGGCTGCATACCGGCGGTATCTTTGCCGCGCTCAGCGAATCCACCGCTGCTCTGGTGGAAGAAGCCGTTCAAGCTGCCAAGAAATACGGCACCATCGTTTCCTACGACCTCAACTATCGCCCCAGCCTCTGGAAGAGCATCGGCGGCCTAAAAAAGGCTCAGGAGGTCAACAAGCGCATCGCCAAGTATGTCGATGTGATGATCGGCAACGAAGAGGACTTCACCGCCTCGCTCGGCTTCCATGTCGAAGGCGCCGATGAAAACCTCCTGCACATCGACGTCTCGGCCTTCAAGAAGATGATCGAGGCCGCGGTGAAGGAATATCCGAACTTCAAGGTGGTCGCGACCACCCTGCGCGCCGCCAAGACTGCCACCATCAATGATTGGGGTGCGATCTGCTACGCCAACGGCAAGTTCTTCCAAGCCATCCAACGCAACGATCTCGAGATCCTCGATCGCGTGGGCGGCGGCGACAGCTTCGCCTCCGGCCTCGTGTATGGCCTGCTCACGTCGGACGATGGACAGAAGGCGGTCGACTACGGCGCAGCGCACGGCGCCCTCGCCATGACGACCCCGGGCGACACCTCCATGGCTTCCAAGGACGAAGTGGAGAAGCTCATGAAGGGTGGCGGCGCTCGCGTTCAGCGCTGA